CGGCGTTATACGTGCGGTGCATAGTTACGGGGCCGGAGCCGTAACCGTCATACCTGTGAATGCGGGGGAACCTGTGGCGAAAAACTCCGCAGTTATTGAAAACCTGCCGTTCCCGTATGCCTGCGGCATGACGGCGGAGCCGCAGCTGCATGCCGAAGGCTTCTGGGGAAAGGCCGGATGGATTTTCACCTCTGCCGGTATCGGTGTTTCGGCATCGGTGCGCGATGACGGGGTGCGGGTGTTTACGGGCGGTGCGGGCCTTGCCTCGCAGCCTGCTTCCATCGGCGGTGATTTCAGCGCGGGTGTGCCCGGACCCGCGCGAATCCGCGCAATTGTACACAGGGGGTATTGATATGCCGGTATATGCCAAGGCGGGCGAAAGTCTGCAGCACATTATGAATCCGCTGCAGGCGGCAAAGCATCCGGAACTTGTTCTTATGGAGGGGCCGCGCCCTGCCGACGGGTATGTGGCTGCGGATTCCGGCAGGTGGGTACTGTCCCGGGCCGCCCTGCTGCAGGCTGTAAGCGCCGAAAAGAACCGCCGCAGAGACAGCGGCTTTATGCTGGACGGCGTGCTGTGGGACAGCGATTACGCCGCACGGCTGGCCTATGCGGAAATGGCCGCACGCTTTGCGGCGGCACCGGACTGCACCGTGCACTGGAAGGCCAGCGCGGGCAA
This sequence is a window from Oleidesulfovibrio alaskensis DSM 16109. Protein-coding genes within it:
- a CDS encoding DUF4376 domain-containing protein, with protein sequence MPVYAKAGESLQHIMNPLQAAKHPELVLMEGPRPADGYVAADSGRWVLSRAALLQAVSAEKNRRRDSGFMLDGVLWDSDYAARLAYAEMAARFAAAPDCTVHWKASAGNWVMLDSALFDRVRTAAEAHIAAAYEWQRQQEAALASVPDEGQTAADC